In Monomorium pharaonis isolate MP-MQ-018 chromosome 3, ASM1337386v2, whole genome shotgun sequence, a genomic segment contains:
- the LOC105834739 gene encoding L-threonine dehydratase catabolic TdcB: MSSLLQNKGFNIYLKSAYCNENDPNLNSIKTRGVIYSLQQLTAEQKSKGVIAISTGSFAYPLCSFGRRFGIPVTVVMPQDAAEERKVRMCRDLGARVIIKGRNITEAHVSALRTAQAEGLFYLDGNDHPYMIVGQATFGIELDEIRDEKGQMKKFPLDAVILPTNINGCNLTMGLALAIKQWHPNIKIIEICSEQNNSLIQDVRKQTLSTTELKDSPRTFWGHKNIDCLPNCWINLFSTVSEKFVQKAADLLLEKENIIDSYAAIGLAAILNGQLDDLKGKNVLIPLFGRMDSFMDLTNKPGSSREVN; encoded by the exons ATg AGCTCGTTACTACAGAATAAAGGTTTCAATATCTATTTGAAGAGTGCGTATTGCAACGAAAATGATCCAAATCTGAACAGCATTAAAACACGAGGCGTGATTTATTCTCTGCAACAGTTAACGGCCGAGCAGAAAAGCAAGGGAGTGATAGCGATCTCAACGGGTAGCTTCGCTTATCCTCTCTGCTCTTTCGGACGAAGATTTGGTATACCGGTGACGGTGGTGATGCCGCAAGATGCAGCAGAGGAAAGAAAAGTCAGAATGTGTAGAGATCTCGGAGCCAGAGTGATAATTAAGGGTAGAAATATAACAGAAGCACATGTTAGCGCTTTGCGTACGGCCCAAGCGGAAGGCTTGTTTTATCTCGACgg AAACGATCATCCATACATGATCGTAGGTCAAGCCACTTTTGGCATAGAATTGGATGAAATAAGGGATGAGAAAGGACAAATGAAAAAGTTTCCATTGGATGCAGTGATATTACCGACGAACATTAATGGCTGCAATTTAACAATGGGTCTTGCGTTGGCTATCAAACAGTGGcatccaaatataaaaattatt GAGATCTGTAgtgaacaaaataattctttgatCCAAGATGTTAGAAAACAAACGCTTTCGACTACCGAATTAAAAGATAGCCCGAGGACTTTCTGGGGACATAAGAATATAGATTGTTTACCAAATTGTTGgattaatttgtttagtaCAGTATCTGAGAAATTTGTTCAAAAAGCAGCCGATCTTCtactagaaaaagaaaacattattGACTCTTATGCAGCAATTGGTTTAGCTGCAATTTTAAATGGTCAACTTGATgatttaaaaggaaaaaa CGTGCTGATACCTCTATTCGGTAGAATGGACTCGTTCATGGATCTTACGAATAAACCTGGTTCTTCAAGGGAGGTTAATTAG
- the LOC105834740 gene encoding unc-112-related protein produces MYSDGHEVDGSWVLRVFVTDLQVERSLRVKGELHIGGVMLRLVEDLDIAMDWSDHALWWPERNHWLTRTRSTLDQYGVAADALLHFTPMHKTLRVQLPDMRCLDCRVDFSVKTFNAVINLCKELGIRHPEELSFCKPLELNHLKYNLKDLPAKKKIENQKNGHWNVPADTNTFIPVSQSPRGSTGSLDQSSPFMCAPVTPNNRNHSTPISSPVSHTGTWKRNNNSSGFGSTGSFNANNSTMSLEALNGGLTESLAQSPTSISPEVRVKLIRPKSLIERARMNVSWLDSSLSIMEQGIREFDTLRLKFKFYSFYDLNPKTDAVRINMIYEQAKWQLLAEEIDCTEEEMLMFAALQVQVNLQASVPQPMYDSNGASSPVEDDIDAALTDLQVTLEGSNISNGPSDITQVPELCDELRFFKPKRFTLKAFKRYWFTCRDLQLRLYKNREEVAGSESPVYVINLRGCEVTPDVHLSQGRYGIRLEVPSAEGMTEMWIRCDNEQQYAKWMAACRLAAKGRTLADASYESEVNSIMAFLQLQRPAPAPAINPTALDIVPEDYVAPRFAKKFKGKLVQRILEAHANVKDLPLIEAKLNYIKAWQSLPEYGISLFIVRFTGKSKDELLGIANNRLMRMDLHSGDHLKTWRYNTMKAWNVNWEVKHMMVQFEEENIIFECQSADCKVVHEFIGGYIFLSMRSKEANQTLNEEMFHKLTGGWV; encoded by the exons aCATCGCCATGGACTGGTCGGACCACGCGCTTTGGTGGCCGGAACGGAATCACTGGCTGACAAGAACACGCAGCACCCTGGATCAGTACGGCGTGGCGGCGGATGCGCTGCTGCATTTCACGCCGATGCACAAGACCCTGCGGGTGCAGCTGCCGGACATGCGGTGCCTCGACTGCCGCGTCGACTTTTCCGTCAAGACGTTCAACGCGGTCATCAATTTGTGCAAGGAACTCG GCATTCGACACCCGGAGGAGCTCTCGTTCTGCAAGCCGCTCGAGCTGAATCATCTGAAATACAATCTGAAGGATCTGCCAGCCAAGAAGAAAATCGAGAATCAGAAGAACGGGCATTGGAACGTACCGGCCGATACGAATACCTTCATCCCGGTCAGTCAGAGTCCCAGGGGATCTACAGGAAGCTTAGATCAATCAAGTCCGTTCATGTGCGCGCCGGTTACGCCCAACAACAGAAATCACAGCACGCCGATCAGCTCTCCTGTTTCA CATACCGGTACATGGAAGAGAAACAACAATTCCTCTGGCTTCGGCAGCACCGGCTCCTTCAACGCCAACAACAGCACCATGAGCCTGGAGGCGCTGAATGGCGGGCTGACAGAGTCCCTGGCGCAGAGCCCGACGTCGATCTCGCCGGAGGTGCGGGTGAAGCTGATCAGGCCAAAGAGCCTGATCGAGAGGGCGAGGATGAACGTCTCCTGGCTGGACTCCTCCCTGTCGATCATGGAGCAGGGTATTCGCGAATTCGACACCCTCAGGCTGAAGTTCAAATTCTACTCGTTCTACGACCTGAATCCGAAGACCGACGCGGTGCGCATCAACATGATTTACGAGCAGGCCAAGTGGCAGCTGCTCGCGGAGGAGATCGACTGCACCGAGGAGGAGATGCTGATGTTCGCGGCGCTTCAG GTACAAGTGAATCTTCAGGCGAGCGTGCCGCAGCCTATGTATGACAGCAACGGAGCGTCTTCGCCCGTCGAGGACGACATCGACGCCGCCCTGACGGATCTGCAGGTGACCCTGGAGGGCAGCAACATCAGCAACGGGCCCAGCGACATCACGCAGGTGCCCGAGCTCTGCGACGAGCTGCGTTTCTTCAAGCCGAAGCGCTTCACGTTGAAGGCCTTCAAACGTTATTGGTTCACGTGCCGTGACCTCCAGCTCAGGCTCTACAAGAACAGGGAGGAGGTGGCCGGCTCGGAGTCGCCGGTCTACGTGATCAATTTGCGCGGCTGCGAGGTCACGCCGGACGTACATCTGTCGCAGGGTCGCTACGGGATCAGATTGGAGGTGCCCAGTGCCGAAGGCATGACCGAGATGTGGATAAGATGCGACAAT GAACAACAATATGCAAAGTGGATGGCCGCGTGCAGATTAGCAGCCAAGGGCCGTACTCTTGCCGACGCGTCTTACGAGAGCGAAGTCAATAGTATCATGGCCTTCCTGCAACTGCAAAGGCCCGCGCCCGCACCCGCCATCAATCCGACTGCCTTGGACATCGTACCGGAGGATTATGTCGCGCCCAGATTTGCGAAGAAATTCAAAGGAAAG ttGGTTCAAAGGATCTTGGAAGCACACGCGAACGTTAAAGATTTGCCTCTCATCGAGGCAAAGCTTAATTATATCAAGGCCTGGCAGTCCTTACCGGAATACGGTATCTCACTTTTCATCGTGCGATTTACCGGTAAGAGTAAGGACGAACTGCTGGGTATCGCCAATAACAGGCTAATGCGGATGGATCTTCACAGTGGCGATCACTTAAAGACTTGGAGGTATAATACCATGAAG GCGTGGAATGTTAATTGGGAAGTCAAGCATATGATGGTACAATTCGAGGAAGagaatatcatttttgaaTGTCAATCAGCAGACTGTAAGGTCGTCCATGAATTCATTGGAGGCTACATCTTTCTATCAATGCGCTCGAAGGAGGCGAATCAAACGTTGA